The DNA window GCCGAGTCGGAGGGCCTGGACCGGTTCAGGGCGGGCTCGGTCAAGATCATGCAGGACGGCATCACGGAGAACTTCACCGCCGCGACGCTGGAGCCGTACTGCCTGTGCGGCGGCACCGGCCTGTCGTACGTGGACCCCGCCAAGCTCCGCGGGTACGTCGCCGAGCTGGACCGGCTCGGCTTCCAGGTGCACTTCCACGCGATCGGCGAGCGCGCGGTCCGCGAGGCGCTGGACAGCTTCGAGGGCACCGACCCGGCCAACCGCCACCACATCGCGCACCTGCAGATCATCGAGCCGTCGGACGTGCCGCGCTTCGCCGCGCTCGGCGTCACGGCCAACCTCCAGCCGCTGTGGGCCACCCATCACGCCCAGATGGACGAGCTGACGCTGCCGTACCTGGGCGAGCCGCGCTCGTCGTGGCAGTATCCGTTCAGGGACCTGCTGGAGCACGGCGCCCGCTTCTGCGCGGGCAGCGACTGGCCGGTCTCGGACGCCGACCCCATCCAGGGCATGCACGTGGCGGTCAACCGGACCGAGCCCGGCGGCTCGGTGCACGCCGGCTATCCGACGGCGCGCACGCCGTTCCTGCCCGGCCAGCGGCTGGACCTGGCGACGGCGATGGCCGCCTACACCTCCGGCTCGGCCTGGATCAACCGCTCCCCGGCGGGCGTGCTGGCGCCTGGCCGCCCGGCGGACCTGGTGGTGCTGGACCGCGACCCGTTCGCGCTGCCGCCGGAGGAGATCTGGACCACCCGCGTGCGGATGACCTTCGTGGACGGCGAGCCGGTCCACCAGTAGGGGGCCCGGGCATGCGTGAACCCCCGCCCGAGGGGCGGGGGTTCACGACGCCGGTCTACCAGGGGGACTTGTTGGCGCGCAGGCGCTCCAGTGCTTCCTCCAGGATCGCCTTGCCGTCCTTGTCGCTCCTGCGCTCCTTCACGTACGCGAGGTGCGTCTTGTACGGCTCGTTCCTAGGCGGGGCAGGGGGGTTCGACTCGTCCTGTCCGGCAGGGAGGCCGCAACGAGGGCAGTCCCACAGCTCGGGGACCGCCGCGTCACTGGCGAAACTGGGGCGCGTCTCGTGCATGTTGGCGCACCAGAACGAGACCCGCACTCTCGGAGCTGCCTCGCCGCGCTCGGCCTCCCCCATAGGGCCGGCGCCGACTCGGCTGCCACGGATCGCGTTGCCACTACCCACGGATGAACTCCTCGCTCGATCGCCCCGCGCGCGAACACGGGGGGAGAATCACTGTCACGCGTTGACTTGTTGCTCAGGGCTTCACGAGCAGCCCGAGAGCGATGATGCAGACGAACCAGATGGTGCCCGTGATCACGGTCAGCCGATCGAGGTTGCGCTCCACCACGGAGGAACCGCCGAAGTTCGACGAGAAACCGCCGCCGAACATGTCAGACAGGCCACCACCCTTGCCCTTGTGAAGCAGGACGAGCAGGATCATGAGAAGGCTCGCCAGGATGAGGGCGATGGAGATTCCGAGTTCCACGGTATGCCTGTTCCTTCAATGCTCTGTTACGCGTGACGATTCAAACTTGCCTTCTGAGGGTACGGCCTGCTGTCAAGTCGCACCCCCCGAACGGCTCATTCAGCCTGGCATGTCGGAGAATCGGCAGATCTTGGCGAACTCTCCGGCGTCGATGCTGGCACCGCCCACGAGC is part of the Nonomuraea coxensis DSM 45129 genome and encodes:
- a CDS encoding RNA polymerase-binding protein RbpA; the protein is MGSGNAIRGSRVGAGPMGEAERGEAAPRVRVSFWCANMHETRPSFASDAAVPELWDCPRCGLPAGQDESNPPAPPRNEPYKTHLAYVKERRSDKDGKAILEEALERLRANKSPW
- the secG gene encoding preprotein translocase subunit SecG; translation: MELGISIALILASLLMILLVLLHKGKGGGLSDMFGGGFSSNFGGSSVVERNLDRLTVITGTIWFVCIIALGLLVKP